The sequence below is a genomic window from Lytechinus variegatus isolate NC3 chromosome 3, Lvar_3.0, whole genome shotgun sequence.
AAGTGGgctataattttaaaaaaaattggcatcAACTATTTACCAGACTGGCAGATCAAGGGAATGGGTCCTCGCCCCCTGCTCCTTGAAGACACgtcaaataaaaaacagaagGCCCAAGCTTAAGCCCCTGCAACCCATTGTTTCCCCTTTGTTTTGGCTTGTTAGAATTTTGGGGGAGAAAAGTCAGCCTTTCCTTCCTCAATGGTTGATCATTTTTCTCTGGCCCCTGCATTTACAAACTCTTCTGATTGTTTGCCATTACTTATTTTATTAACATGATTCAATGCACCATTCATTGGAGTTCCCTTATCAATGCTAGGACATATAACAATTGAGAGTAAAACATTCTTTTGGGTTTTACTGCTCAAAGTATAGATGCAGTTTAATGGTTACTCACCAAATTTCCAAACTTGATCTGATCACCCTCATCAATGTAGAGGTcagccttggccccactcttcTGACTGATAATGCTTTTACAGCCTGGTATCTTCTCTTTGATCAAACCTGTTCCAGTTATGTGATCAGCATGGCAGTGGGTGTTAACTGAGGAATGtataaaaatgtggaaaattgAAATGTGCTATCACATAATTTCCATGAGAGATCTAGACAAACAACATCTTTTTAAAGGAGAATAGAGAAAGTTGTAGAATGATGGAAGGTTACGATTCAGGGGAAGTGATGTAGCATTAAATAAGAGAGGTGATACCACTGATGTAGATTCAAGAAGCAAACAACTTGAACAGGAAAGGGGGACGGGAGGTGGGTGGATGATTTATTGTGTTATTCCAATTGAAAACATGTAGCATAATGTCAGTTCCATTACATTTGCTCCAGTGACAATTGCTTTGATGGAGAATCTGCATCTTAAGCAAAATTGAAACATAAAACtaaacctccaaaactaaataaaccatccctatatttacattattctggACCAAAacttacaatcctaactctaatcCTATGCCCTCTTGAGATATTAAGACCCAAGCAGATGTCGCAGGAGCACATGTCATGTCACCATGtcaaatgtatatctacatgtagtgaGACCTAAACAGTTCCCCATGTGAAATACAAAAAGAGATCGAGACCGAACTAGGGAAGATAcaagtgagatacatgtaaggGATCAGtaaaagtttgaggaaaaacttaattttctaattaccaatattttcttgaagaaatATTGAGAAAATACTGATACATGATCTTGATAGATCAATTGCAGTCTGGTACTGTGCATTCTAAATTCTAATACAAACAAAAGCATTCCTCATATTTCTcaattcaaaaaattatttactggttatcattttataacacattaataaaaagagtaaaaaagtaTCTTGAGATTTCCCTTCCACGGACTTCATATCTGTCTGTTTGCACTTTATAAacttgtttaaacagtttagtGGCAAATATTCATacttcaaaattttcaaatacaaactttgaacaaactgaaagctgataaggtacatgtacttactTGCATAAATAAGATTAAGCCCAAGATCTTCTACAAGGTGCAAGTCTCTCTTGACAAGTTCAATGACAGGGTCAATAAGAATTGCATCCTTAGTATCCTTGTCTCCAAGTAGATATGTGTATGTGTAGGACTGGTAGTCAAAAAGCTGAACAgagttaaagaaaaaataaataaagtcaaAGATAAAGTTGAGTTTTGATTAATTGGTTTTGAGATTAAATTATGCCAGAAACATCTAACTTGGCAGAAAATGTTGATCTTGAAATCTTAATACACCAATAGATTAGGGTTAAAATGTTAGCTTTTGAAATCACTGAAATAACACAGGAGTCTTACAAGGAAACGGGAGAGCACACAAATCTTGACCCATTTATTtaaggattttccaaaggggggggggcccaTTTTTCcgagaaaaaattgacaagcaaagaaaaagggttttaaccaaaattaaggatatttcatCCAAAAAAAATTCGACAAGCAAGAAAAAGgtttcactttcaaagggggggggggcacaggccaACTGTGCCCCCCGCCCTGGATCCACCAGttgttttaccaatatttttcaaaaataatttacaatatttttatttttacaattattcaagAATTTCTATACAACAGTTATGTGTATGTTGCtaataaatgttatttgaaatcaattgcaaatatcaaATCTAGAAACTACAGGCAAATAAATTTGCACATCATCATAGATACCGTATTActataattataaataaatattaactcTAATCATATTGGGATCTGATTCTGAAACAGGGTTGCAATAATTTAAgttttttgggttttttttacaaaatgttgagaAAACAGGCCAATGTTGTTAGACTAttgcaaagaaaataacattaatttaatagactacatgtacatcagactctaatcttttctttttccattaatgataaagttaggcctaatGATGCCATTCAGTCGTAAATGTTTGAAATACTCACCTGCCGAAAAATAAGATTGGAAGGATCAGGAAGAATATCACTATCAGAAGACATGTTCCTCACAAGGTTAATCATATTACATGTAGTGTTAGGATTATTCCATCCCTGATTAGATTTAAATCTTGCAAGTCTATGGGATCCACTCGGCCTCGGGTGACATGTTGAAAGAGCTGCATATTTTGTGTGAGGTGCATAACTGTGATTATGAAGTCGACGTTGAGCATAGATGACACAACCCGCCGTGTTGCAGCATCTGGAGATGGAAGACGTCCCAATCCTAAGGTTAAGGCCTGCCGATATCAACTCTGCAGTGAGTTTTGATAAGCGTATCCCCGAATAATACGAAGACATGACGACGTCAATATGCAATTATTTCATCTGAAAATAATCAATACAGCAGGTCAGgcacaataataacaatagccGGTATAACTTCAGATTACACGCAATGTAACCCCACCTGTTCAGGTTAAAATTTGCGTAACTTATCACTTTGCCCTTGCCTTTGGCAGCTTATCTTTTGCTGTTCCTAGCTCGCCCGGTTGTACACTAGCAAGAGCAAGATCGGGAGCTGAGCTGAGCGAGGCCGGCCGCCGGAGCCTACCGTACTACTATACTAGAGCAGCAAAATGCCCTTTGAACCAAAGATTTAACCAACCTGAAGCGAGCGGACATACTCAGCAGACACTTTGATATCGCGATATCACAGATTGTCCAATTTCCGCCGATGTGAACACACGGCGATTTCCCGTTCTAATCACGTGTAGTCTCTCTTTCGCAGAcccttatttctattttcaattgaaGTTGTCTCTTAACCCTTATAATACCAATATTGTTAGTTgctaccttttttttcttttattaaagaTTCAAACATCCAACCAAACATGGCTTGTCGGCGAAATACCGGCAGGAAGAAGAAACATTTTGCCgtgaaagaagaagcaataagtGGATGCCCGAACTTTTGGGAACTCTTCATGATTTAAGATTGATTTGTTTAGAGAATTACCAAAAAGTAGTTTCATCTTTGCATACTCGAATGAAAGCATCGTAGTAAGATTATTAATTTTAGTACTGAGGCTggtagcattaaaaaaaatatgccgtTAATGGGGAAATGTGTTGAAATCTCAACCCTTATAATATTAATATGTAAATGCGGATAAGCAGGATTTTCTTTTACTGTTATTTGGCTATAAGAgaagtttaaaaaatgtatgGAATATGATGTGCTATTGAAATATGTATGTAATACGAATTAATTGGACCTACCCaggaaaatgatatgaataatgGAAGGCCCAATTACCACCCCTTCTAATCCATTTTTGCTACCTGATTTCAGTCCATTAATTTTACcaaagacattttaaaattgtgaTTATGCTTGTGATTGTAATTGCAATAAAACTAATAAGCAATAATAAAGTAACGTGACCTCATAATTTTAATTGTCCGGTATAGTTGCACAAttttcataggcggatctaaGGGGCGAGGAAacccgaggcccccccccccgaaaaaaaaaacaaaacaggaaaagaaagaaaaaaagaaaagaaggggaaagaaaggagggaagaaagaaggagaaaagagaAGGAGACGAGTGAACAagacactggcgtaaatcccgggggatgggggatataccccccccccccacttttcgaggagggggggggatggcttgtacaaacatcccccactttttacgaaagaaaataaaaaaaaaatcacaagagattgttgctttattggtaaaaatccttcctaaaataccgcttaacaaataaaacaatattattgaatcataaaatgcaaataaagagccagttcaccatttccaaacgaaatacttatgcccttattataacattgaagagaagcCCTCGTTTCTTCcgtttcatcaatgttggggtctttgggaagggattaagatggagagtcattttttttaatgtaatctctaataaaaccattgaaccatcatggggtaagaaaaataataatattggaggggtatttgccatatggacatacagtggcgtaactacgggggcacataccccccccccccccctctccatcgGCTGAActccaaaaaagggggaaatgagaagagggagaaaggaagagaaacgtagtgggaaagaaaaaaatattattcattataatgttatattacattatattataattatgtgatgttacattacataagaaacatttttatcataactttatgaaacataatttgcccagggcctacgtctccattgttcctggtgctcgcattgtctgtttaacgagatatataatcctgaagtactaaaacatcccgttttcaagtcaatataaaccaaatatatttcctagcacttgagttatcattgttttatgtagtgacatatgcttcttttacatgactcaaaaagtgattgccccatatTAAGATCTTCGtacatatgaaacatttcctgtccctgattacgttcgcattagtggattggtgagatatatctgctcttcatgaatttctaaaatcagtccttaaaatgtcccttcttctgatctgaatataaaaaattgtctaaattttcagctcgcgcttcgcgctcgcaatatctgattagtgagatgcgtatgataatcatgattgcaatgactacagaaagtgtttcatgtgttcagatgtaattctaataaaatcagcaagcgcttggcactcgcattagatgactatggtgagatatgcatactcttaatggatttctaaaatatattccttaaaatctcgctgtttggggtcaaaatatgcgaaaatttcagctcacgcttcgcgctcgctttatttaacaagacaggtacctatcgtgatgaccaaatttgattataatgtccctttttaggtgtgaatataaaaaattcagctcgcgcttcgcgctcgcattatttgatcagtgagatacatatccgtttaatgacattgtccttaaaatttctcaattaggtcagtataactgTCAAATGAGCgcccttcgcgcgctcactcagtgaatcaaatatattgctggtgcccccacaatgccgtgacccacggtacaccactgtggacatattaa
It includes:
- the LOC121411009 gene encoding persulfide dioxygenase ETHE1, mitochondrial-like, which gives rise to MSSYYSGIRLSKLTAELISAGLNLRIGTSSISRCCNTAGCVIYAQRRLHNHSYAPHTKYAALSTCHPRPSGSHRLARFKSNQGWNNPNTTCNMINLVRNMSSDSDILPDPSNLIFRQLFDYQSYTYTYLLGDKDTKDAILIDPVIELVKRDLHLVEDLGLNLIYAINTHCHADHITGTGLIKEKIPGCKSIISQKSGAKADLYIDEGDQIKFGNLALDVRSTPGHTSGCVTYVLRNETGTPVMAFTGDAILIRGCGRTDFQEGDSGTLYDSVHGKILSLPLSTRLMPAHDYTGQTMTTVKEELLFNPRLTKTKEEFIKIMHELNLPYPKAIDKALPANLVCGIVGEGYDM